The Schistosoma haematobium chromosome 7, whole genome shotgun sequence genome contains a region encoding:
- a CDS encoding hypothetical protein (EggNog:ENOG410V578~COG:A), with amino-acid sequence MKRDNSGNNQDGPPSKFQRSSVDLTNVSIRFLIPGRAAGIMIGKGGENIKKIRSQYNVKLNIPDSRGPERIMTIEGDLQAICSIMRDVCPKLKDIMNAKLSDPKRIMGAQGSRRRPRRSEDPERDDEEDENMIDFRILVHESQAGSVIGRGGERIKDLRDKYKMRVIKVYQMLAPLSTDRVVQMVADPDNVVQCLRAVIEAVESAPPRGRREDYDAANFSEGDALNYGGWLSREAAAALAQGMPLRGPGCMPPMGYNMGGPYMMGGGDMGPMGGGMGPMGGGMGPGGGMGPMGGGPVPGGRGRGPRSGGGMMSGSAPLAQGQRGMMGSSGPAPVPLLPVVTTLWVLQVVIVVPQTEATVVKVDMTGQEDSTTEYTEALTKLDREDSAALDTVDQATWLLEVTVGLGMVEASVDRLTWQVVKVLPVAAPMVGMEVWDLESMLEAKPASGMADGLKHLLAFNFSKIYLLINNNHLLVLDNV; translated from the exons ATGAAACGGGACAACTCAGGAAACAACCAAGATGGTCCTCCGTCAAAATTCCAACGTTCTTccgttgatttaacaaatgtttcCATCAGATTTCTTATTCCTGGGAGGGCTGCAGGGATAATGATTGGGAAGGGTGGGGAAAATATCAAAAAAATTCGATCACAG TATAACGTCAAGCTGAATATTCCCGACAGCAGAGGCCCTGAACG GATAATGACTATCGAAGGTGACCTGCAGGCTATCTGCAGCATCATGCGCGATGTTTGTCCGAAACTGAAG GATATAATGAATGCCAAACTTTCCGACCCTAAACGCATAATGGGTGCCCAAGGATCTCGACGCCGCCCGAGACGAAGTGAAGATCCAGAACGAGATGATGAGGAAGACGAAAACATGATTGACTTCAGAATATTAGTGCACGAAAGCCAAGCTGGGTCTGTAATCGGTCGAGGCGGTGAACGTATTAAGGACCTTCGTGAT AAATACAAAATGCGTGTTATCAAGGTGTACCAGATGTTGGCTCCGTTATCTACTGACCGAGTTGTACAGATGGTTGCTGACCCAGACAATGTCGTCCAATGTTTGAGAGCTGTGATAGAAGCAGTAGAG TCTGCTCCTCCTCGTGGTCGCCGTGAGGATTATGACGCTGCCAACTTCAGTGAGGGTGATGCTCTCAACTATGGCGGTTGGTTGTCTCGAGAAGCTGCAGCAGCACTCGCTCAAGGGATGCCTCTCCGTGGACCTGGGTGCATGCCGCCGATGGGTTATAACATGGGAGGTCCGTACATGATGGGTGGTGGAGACATGGGGCCGATGGGTGGCGGTATGGGCCCTATGGGAGGAGGGATGGGACCAGGTGGAGGAATGGGTCCTATGGGTGGCGGACCGGTTCCCGGAGGTCGTGGTAGAGGACCTCGCTCCGGTGGCGGAATGATGAGTGGAAGCGCGCCTCTCGCTCAAGGCCAGCGAGGAATGATGGGCTCTTCAGGCCCAGCACCTGTCCCCCTCCTGCCGGTCGTAACAACTCTATGGGTCCTCCAGGTGGTTATAGTAGTTCCGCAGACGGAGGCTACGGTGGTCAAGGTGGATATGACGGGTCAGGAGGATTCGACAACGGAGTATACGGAGGCATTGACCAAACTGGACAGGGAGGATTCAGCGGCCCTGGATACGGTGGATCAGGCAACATGGCTTCTGGAGGTTACGGTGGGTCTGGGTATGGTGGAAGCCAGCGTGGATCGGCTGACATGGCAGGTGGTCAAAG TGCTTCCCGTGGCGGCACCTATGGTGGGTATGGAAGTATGGGATCTGGAGAGCATGTTGGAGGCAAAGCCAGCCAGTGGTATGGCGGATGGTCTTAAACATTTACTTGCATttaatttcagtaaaatataCCTGTTAATAAATAACAATCACCTGTTGGTTCTTGATAACGTGTAG